One genomic segment of Mycolicibacterium chubuense NBB4 includes these proteins:
- a CDS encoding uroporphyrinogen-III synthase, producing MTRQMSLRGRKGKPGRITFVGSGPGDPGLLTTRARTVLANAALVFTDPDVPEAVLALVGSELPPPSGPLPADAAPAAAKADAADKPAVDDAKPADAVDQATVIPGGPDVRPALGDPAEVAKTLAAEARGGVDVVRLVAGDPLSVDAVITEVQALARTQLQFEVVPGLPDTSAVPTYAGLPLGSSHTVADVRDPNVDWAALAAAPGPLILHATASHLPEAARTLIEYGLADSTPAVVTANGTTCQQRSVETTLAGLLDKATLAGTEPTGPLTGTLVVTIGRTVTNRAKLNWWESRALYGWTVLVPRTKDQAGEMSDRLVGHGALPIEVPTIAVEPPRSPAQMERAVKGLVDGRFQWVVFTSTNAVRAVWEKFNEFGLDARAFSGVKIACVGQATADRVRAFGINPELVPTGEQSSLGLLDEFPPYDDIFDPVNRVLLPRADIATETLAEGLRERGWEIEDVTAYRTVRAAPPPAHTREMIKTGGFDAVCFTSSSTVRNLVGIAGKPHARTIVACIGPKTAETAAEFGLRVDVQPDVAAVGPLVEALAEHAARLRAEGALPPPRKKSRRR from the coding sequence ATGACTCGCCAGATGAGCTTGCGAGGGCGCAAGGGCAAGCCCGGTCGCATCACGTTCGTCGGTTCCGGCCCGGGTGATCCGGGCCTGCTGACGACGCGAGCCCGCACCGTGCTGGCCAACGCCGCACTCGTGTTCACCGACCCCGACGTGCCCGAAGCGGTGCTGGCCCTGGTGGGCTCCGAGCTGCCGCCGCCGTCGGGACCGTTGCCCGCCGACGCGGCCCCGGCAGCCGCCAAGGCCGATGCCGCCGACAAGCCGGCGGTCGACGACGCGAAGCCGGCCGACGCGGTCGACCAGGCGACGGTCATCCCCGGTGGGCCCGATGTGCGGCCCGCGCTGGGCGATCCCGCCGAAGTCGCCAAGACGCTGGCCGCCGAGGCTCGCGGTGGCGTGGACGTCGTGCGCCTGGTCGCCGGCGATCCGCTGTCTGTCGACGCGGTCATCACCGAGGTGCAGGCGCTGGCCCGCACCCAGCTGCAGTTCGAGGTCGTGCCCGGGCTGCCCGACACCTCGGCCGTGCCCACCTATGCGGGGCTGCCGCTGGGTTCGTCGCACACGGTCGCCGACGTGCGCGACCCGAACGTCGACTGGGCTGCGCTGGCCGCCGCGCCGGGACCGCTGATCCTGCACGCCACGGCCTCACATCTGCCCGAGGCGGCGCGCACCCTCATCGAGTACGGCCTGGCCGACAGCACGCCGGCCGTGGTGACCGCCAACGGCACCACCTGCCAGCAGCGCTCGGTGGAGACGACGCTGGCCGGACTGCTCGACAAGGCCACCCTCGCGGGCACCGAACCCACGGGCCCGCTGACCGGCACGCTGGTCGTCACGATCGGTCGCACCGTCACCAACCGCGCCAAGCTGAACTGGTGGGAGAGCCGCGCGCTCTACGGCTGGACCGTGCTGGTGCCGCGCACCAAGGACCAGGCGGGCGAGATGAGCGATCGGCTGGTCGGGCACGGCGCGCTGCCGATCGAGGTGCCGACGATCGCGGTCGAGCCGCCGCGCAGCCCGGCCCAGATGGAAAGGGCCGTCAAGGGTTTGGTCGACGGGCGCTTCCAGTGGGTGGTGTTCACGTCCACCAACGCCGTGCGCGCGGTGTGGGAGAAGTTCAACGAGTTCGGTCTGGATGCCCGCGCCTTCTCGGGTGTCAAGATCGCCTGCGTCGGTCAGGCCACCGCCGACCGGGTCCGGGCGTTCGGCATCAACCCCGAGCTGGTGCCGACGGGTGAGCAGAGCTCGCTCGGCCTGCTCGACGAATTCCCGCCCTACGACGACATTTTCGATCCGGTCAACCGGGTGCTGCTGCCGCGCGCCGACATCGCCACCGAGACGCTGGCCGAGGGACTGCGCGAACGCGGCTGGGAGATCGAGGACGTCACGGCTTATCGCACCGTGCGTGCGGCCCCGCCGCCCGCGCACACCCGCGAGATGATCAAGACGGGTGGCTTCGACGCGGTGTGCTTCACGTCGAGCTCGACGGTGCGCAACCTGGTCGGCATCGCCGGTAAGCCGCACGCCCGCACCATCGTTGCGTGCATCGGCCCGAAAACAGCGGAGACGGCAGCGGAATTCGGTCTGCGCGTCGATGTGCAGCCCGACGTGGCAGCGGTCGGCCCGCTGGTGGAGGCGCTCGCTGAGCACGCCGCCCGCCTGCGCGCCGAGGGTGCGTTGCCGCCACCGCGGAAGAAGAGCCGCCGCCGCTAG